One window of the Burkholderia ubonensis subsp. mesacidophila genome contains the following:
- the tssE gene encoding type VI secretion system baseplate subunit TssE, which translates to MNDVRPGDDRDGGMRDRLQPALLDRLTDADPQRHAEPPGAQWIGAERLRAAVLRDLAWLLNTRNAEDGFVDWSAFAHAQASVLNYGMRPLVGKPMSGVERLAVETSIRDAIQRFEPRIAPASVEVRSVPDAPGGAAGERRHNVLLFEIRGTLWSVPHPVEFVLRSDLDLETGAMSLQSAAGA; encoded by the coding sequence ATGAACGACGTGCGCCCCGGCGACGACCGGGACGGCGGCATGCGGGACCGGCTGCAGCCCGCGCTGCTCGACCGGCTGACCGACGCCGACCCGCAGCGCCACGCCGAGCCGCCCGGCGCGCAGTGGATCGGCGCGGAGCGGCTGCGCGCGGCGGTGCTGCGCGATCTCGCGTGGCTGCTCAACACGCGCAACGCGGAGGACGGCTTCGTCGACTGGTCGGCGTTCGCGCACGCGCAGGCGTCGGTGCTCAACTACGGGATGCGGCCGCTCGTCGGCAAGCCGATGTCGGGCGTCGAGCGGCTCGCGGTCGAGACGTCGATCCGCGACGCGATTCAGCGCTTCGAGCCGCGCATCGCGCCCGCCAGCGTCGAGGTGCGCAGCGTGCCCGATGCGCCCGGCGGCGCGGCCGGCGAGCGGCGGCACAACGTGCTGCTGTTCGAGATCCGGGGCACGCTGTGGTCGGTGCCGCATCCGGTCGAATTCGTGCTGCGCTCGGATCTCGATCTCGAGACCGGCGCGATGTCGCTGCAATCCGCGGCGGGAGCCTGA
- a CDS encoding Hcp family type VI secretion system effector, with amino-acid sequence MGVAMFMKVDGVTGESADAQHKGWTDIQTFSWGASQPGAMASGSGGNAGKASFNDLVVAAYMDKGAPAIIKNCASGKHLPSVEISACKTGGTQVEFMRVTLQEVLVTSAQVAGVDPGDAADRLLMHYGFQAAKVKKQYWQQNDNGGKGAEVSVGWNIKENTEM; translated from the coding sequence ATGGGCGTGGCGATGTTTATGAAGGTGGACGGCGTCACCGGCGAATCGGCGGACGCGCAGCACAAGGGCTGGACCGACATCCAGACGTTCTCGTGGGGCGCGAGCCAGCCGGGCGCGATGGCGAGCGGCAGCGGCGGCAACGCGGGCAAGGCGAGCTTCAACGATCTCGTCGTGGCCGCGTACATGGACAAGGGCGCGCCCGCGATCATCAAGAACTGCGCGAGCGGCAAGCACCTGCCGTCGGTCGAGATCTCCGCGTGCAAGACCGGCGGCACGCAGGTCGAGTTCATGCGCGTGACGCTGCAGGAGGTGCTCGTCACGTCCGCGCAGGTCGCGGGCGTCGACCCCGGCGACGCCGCCGACCGGCTGCTGATGCACTACGGCTTCCAGGCCGCGAAGGTCAAGAAGCAGTACTGGCAGCAGAACGACAACGGCGGTAAGGGCGCCGAGGTGTCGGTCGGCTGGAACATCAAGGAAAACACCGAGATGTAG
- the tssC gene encoding type VI secretion system contractile sheath large subunit, whose protein sequence is MNESAQTRSDARPAAQPAVARDEFAALLQKEFKPKTAEARESVERAVRTLAQQALENTVGMTTDAYGSVKRIIAEIDRKLSEQINLILHHGEFQTLEGAWRGLHYLVTNTETDELLKIKALPASRNELARTLKRYKGVAWDQSPLFRKVYEEEYGQFGGEPFGCLVGDFHFNHSPPDVEMLGELSKIAAAAHAPFIAGASPELMQMDSWQELSNPRDLTKIFQNTEYAAWRSLRQSDDSRYVGLAMPRFLARLPYGARTNPVDEFDFEEDTGAASHDRYTWANSAYAMAANINRSFKLYGWCSSIRGVESGGAVEGLPCHTFPTDDGGVDQKCPTEIAISDRREAELAKNGFMPFVHRKNSDFAAFIGAQSLYQPAEYHDPDATANARLSGRLPYLFACCRFAHYLKCIVRDKIGSFREREDMERWLNDWIMNYVDGDPANSSQETKARKPLAAAQVVVDEIEDNPGYYASKFFLRPHYQLEGLTVSLRLISKLPSAKAAGE, encoded by the coding sequence ATGAATGAATCCGCCCAGACCCGCAGCGACGCGCGCCCGGCCGCTCAGCCGGCCGTCGCGCGCGACGAGTTCGCCGCGCTGCTGCAGAAGGAGTTCAAGCCGAAGACCGCCGAGGCGCGCGAATCGGTCGAGCGGGCCGTGCGCACGCTCGCGCAGCAGGCGCTGGAAAACACGGTCGGGATGACGACCGATGCCTACGGCAGCGTCAAGCGGATCATCGCCGAGATCGACCGCAAGCTGTCCGAGCAGATCAACCTGATCCTGCATCACGGCGAGTTCCAGACGCTCGAAGGCGCGTGGCGCGGGCTGCATTACCTCGTCACGAACACCGAAACCGACGAGCTGCTGAAGATCAAGGCGCTGCCCGCGTCGCGCAACGAGCTCGCGCGCACGCTGAAGCGCTACAAGGGCGTCGCGTGGGACCAGAGCCCGCTGTTCCGCAAGGTCTACGAGGAGGAGTACGGCCAGTTCGGCGGCGAGCCGTTCGGCTGCCTCGTCGGCGATTTCCATTTCAACCACAGCCCGCCCGACGTCGAGATGCTCGGCGAGCTGTCGAAGATCGCGGCGGCCGCGCATGCGCCGTTCATCGCGGGCGCGTCGCCCGAGCTGATGCAGATGGACTCGTGGCAGGAGCTGTCGAACCCGCGCGACCTGACGAAGATCTTCCAGAACACCGAGTACGCGGCGTGGCGCAGCCTGCGCCAGTCCGACGATTCGCGCTACGTCGGGCTCGCGATGCCGCGCTTTCTCGCGCGGCTGCCGTACGGCGCGCGCACCAACCCGGTCGACGAGTTCGACTTCGAGGAGGACACCGGCGCGGCGAGCCACGACCGCTATACGTGGGCGAACTCCGCGTATGCGATGGCCGCCAACATCAACCGCTCGTTCAAGCTGTACGGCTGGTGCTCGTCGATCCGCGGCGTCGAGTCGGGCGGCGCGGTCGAGGGGCTGCCGTGTCACACGTTCCCGACCGACGACGGCGGCGTCGACCAGAAATGCCCGACCGAGATCGCGATCAGCGACCGCCGCGAGGCCGAGCTCGCGAAGAACGGCTTCATGCCGTTCGTGCATCGCAAGAACTCGGATTTCGCGGCGTTCATCGGCGCGCAGTCGCTGTACCAGCCGGCCGAGTACCACGATCCCGACGCGACCGCGAACGCGCGGCTGTCCGGCCGCCTGCCTTACCTGTTTGCGTGCTGCCGGTTCGCGCATTACCTGAAGTGCATCGTGCGCGACAAGATCGGCTCGTTCCGCGAGCGCGAGGACATGGAGCGCTGGCTGAACGACTGGATCATGAACTACGTCGACGGCGATCCGGCGAACTCGTCGCAGGAAACCAAGGCGCGCAAGCCGCTCGCGGCCGCGCAGGTCGTCGTCGACGAGATCGAGGACAACCCCGGCTATTACGCGTCGAAGTTTTTCCTGCGGCCGCATTACCAGCTCGAAGGGCTCACCGTGTCGCTGCGGCTCATCTCGAAGCTGCCGTCCGCGAAGGCGGCGGGCGAGTGA
- the tssB gene encoding type VI secretion system contractile sheath small subunit, with protein sequence MTDRIKGAGSGQKFIARNRAPRVQIEYDVETYGAERKVQLPFVMGVIADLAGKRAEPLPDLPERKFLEIDVDNFDERMKSVAPRVAFQVPNTLTGDGMLNVDMTFERIDDFSPAAIARNVDALRRLLEARTELSNLLSYMDGKHGAEQLIEQAINDPELLKSLSRQPNVATAAATAASNDTPALPDGTTHPEVRDE encoded by the coding sequence ATGACGGACAGAATCAAAGGGGCGGGCAGCGGACAGAAGTTCATCGCGCGCAACCGGGCGCCGCGCGTGCAGATCGAGTACGACGTCGAGACGTACGGCGCCGAGCGCAAGGTCCAGCTGCCGTTCGTGATGGGCGTGATCGCGGATCTCGCGGGCAAGCGCGCGGAGCCGCTGCCGGACCTGCCGGAGCGCAAGTTTCTCGAGATCGACGTCGACAACTTCGACGAGCGGATGAAGTCGGTCGCGCCGCGCGTCGCGTTCCAGGTGCCGAACACGCTGACGGGCGACGGGATGCTCAACGTCGACATGACGTTCGAGCGCATCGACGATTTCTCGCCGGCCGCGATCGCGCGCAACGTCGACGCGCTGCGCCGGCTGCTGGAGGCGCGCACCGAGCTGTCGAACCTGCTGTCGTACATGGACGGCAAGCACGGCGCCGAGCAGCTGATCGAGCAGGCGATCAATGATCCCGAGCTGCTGAAGTCGCTGTCGCGCCAGCCAAATGTGGCAACGGCGGCGGCAACAGCTGCGTCGAACGATACGCCGGCCTTGCCGGACGGCACGACCCACCCGGAGGTGCGCGATGAATGA